Proteins encoded by one window of Sorex araneus isolate mSorAra2 chromosome 3, mSorAra2.pri, whole genome shotgun sequence:
- the LOC101544488 gene encoding corticosteroid-binding globulin-like — MRLASFVSLLCLLLKGFQTIEATDTSNNSPYRILAPNNADFAFRLFENLVTLNPNKDVFISPMSISMALSLLILGSSGQTHIKLFNGLGLDISEMSEYDIRESFRLLYEFLRLSDRSLVMSMGSTLFHKQTLNIMTVFPVKPQNYYGLDNFPLGVQAWTKTSSQINEYVKNKTHGEISGLVLEIENPATIILINYIFFSGTWEQAFSPEDTRLEDFFVDNTTVVQVPMMFQSNIFKYLYDSELECMVVQLEYMGNITAFFILPDNKNMDIVIQELNQDTLRRWDTSMISSNNVDLYIPKLSLSGLYDLGEITKALSLRDLKNSQTDSSKYSSIVQTLSKVVYNSNLQLSENGQAAPSKTSSRSVGRKLLAPTIRFNHPFIIMVFNHTSWSCLFLGKVMNPQESTSHGKP; from the exons ATGCGGCTCGCCTCCTTCGTCTCCCTCCTCTGTCTGCTTCTCAAGGGCTTTCAGACCATCGAGGCCACAGACACAAGCAACAACAGCCCTTATCGGATCCTGGCTCCAAACAATGCTGACTTTGCCTTCCGTCTTTTTGAGAACCTAGTAACCTTGAATCCCAACAAGGACGTCTTCATCTCCCCTATGAGCATCTCTATGGCCTTGTCTTTACTTATTCTGGGTTCCAGCGGCCAAACACACATTAAGCTGTTTAATGGCCTGGGCTTAGACATCAGTGAAATGTCGGAATATGATATCCGCGAGAGTTTCCGGCTACTTTATGAATTCCTCAGGCTATCAGACAGGAGTTTGGTAATGAGCATGGGCAGCACCTTGTTCCACAAACAGACCTTGAATATCATGACGGTATTCCCAGTAAAGCCCCAGAACTACTATGGATTGGACAACTTTCCTTTAGGCGTCCAGGCCTGGACCAAAACCAGCAGTCAAATCAACGAGTATGTGAAGAATAAAACACATGGGGAAATCTCAGGCTTAGTCTTGGAGATTGAGAACCCGGCCACCATCATCCTGATCAACTACATCTTCTTCTCAG GTACATGGGAACAGGCCTTCAGCCCAGAAGACACCAGGTTGGAGGACTTCTTTGTGGATAACACGACCGTGGTGCAGGTGCCCATGATGTTCCAGTCAAACATCTTCAAGTACTTGTATGACTCGGAGCTGGAATGCATGGTTGTGCAGCTGGAGTACATGGGCAACATCACTGCCTTCTTCATCCTCCCTGACAACAAGAATATGGACATAGTCATCCAGGAGCTGAACCAAGACACACTTCGTAGGTGGGACACATCCATGATCAGCAG CAACAATGTGGACCTCTACATCCCCAAACTCTCCCTGTCTGGACTCTATGACCTTGGAGAAATCACGAAGGCCCTGAGCCTCAGAGATTTAAAGAACAGCCAAACAGACTCGAGCAAATACAGCAGCATAGTCCAGACGTTGTCAAAG GTGGTATACAACTCCAATCTGCAACTCAGTGAGAATGGCCAGGCAGCTCCCTCCAAGACCTCCAGCAGGTCAGTGGGCCGGAAACTCTTGGCTCCCACAATTCGCTTCAACCACCCCTTCATCATCATGGTCTTCAATCATACCTCATGGAGCTGCCTTTTCCTGGGCAAGGTCATGAACCCACAGGAATCCACAAGCCATGGGAAGCCATGA